In a genomic window of Streptomyces sp. NBC_01231:
- a CDS encoding 6-phosphofructokinase: MRIGVLTAGGDCPGLNAVIRSVVHRAVDNYGDEVIGFEDGYAGLLDGHYRTLDLDAVSGILARGGTILGSSRLQRDRLREACENAYDIARDFGIDALIPIGGEGTLTAARMLADAGLPVVGVPKTIDNDISSTDRTFGFDTAVGVATEAMDRLKTTAESHQRVMVVEVMGRHAGWIALESGMAAGAHGICLPERPFDPADLVKMVEERFARGKKFAVVCVAEGAHPADGTMDYGKGAIDQFGHERFQGIGTALAYELERRLGKEAKPVILGHVQRGGSPTAYDRVLATRFGWHAVEAAHQGEFGRMTALRGTDIVMVPLAEAVTELKTVPKDRMDEAESVF; this comes from the coding sequence ATGCGCATCGGAGTGCTCACCGCAGGCGGCGACTGCCCCGGCCTGAACGCCGTGATCCGGTCGGTCGTGCACCGAGCGGTCGACAACTACGGCGACGAGGTCATCGGCTTCGAGGACGGGTACGCCGGCCTGCTCGACGGCCACTACCGCACGCTCGACCTCGACGCCGTCAGCGGCATCCTGGCCCGCGGCGGCACCATCCTCGGCTCGTCCCGCCTGCAGCGCGACCGGCTGCGCGAGGCCTGCGAGAACGCGTACGACATCGCGCGCGACTTCGGCATCGACGCGCTGATCCCGATCGGCGGCGAGGGCACGCTGACGGCCGCGCGGATGCTGGCCGACGCGGGCCTGCCGGTCGTCGGCGTCCCGAAGACCATCGACAACGACATCTCCTCCACCGACCGCACCTTCGGCTTCGACACCGCGGTCGGTGTCGCCACCGAGGCGATGGACCGCCTCAAGACCACCGCCGAGTCCCACCAGCGCGTGATGGTCGTCGAGGTCATGGGCCGGCACGCGGGCTGGATCGCCCTGGAGTCCGGCATGGCGGCCGGCGCCCACGGCATCTGCCTGCCCGAGCGGCCCTTCGACCCGGCGGACCTGGTCAAGATGGTCGAGGAGCGCTTCGCCCGCGGCAAGAAGTTCGCCGTCGTCTGCGTTGCCGAGGGCGCCCACCCCGCCGACGGCACCATGGACTACGGCAAGGGCGCGATCGACCAGTTCGGCCACGAGCGCTTCCAGGGCATCGGTACGGCCCTGGCGTACGAGCTGGAGCGCCGCCTCGGCAAGGAGGCCAAGCCGGTCATCCTCGGCCACGTCCAGCGCGGCGGCTCACCGACCGCCTACGACCGCGTCCTCGCCACCCGCTTCGGCTGGCACGCGGTGGAGGCCGCACACCAGGGCGAGTTCGGCAGGATGACCGCCCTGCGCGGCACCGACATCGTGATGGTGCCGCTCGCGGAGGCCGTGACCGAGCTGAAGACGGTCCCGAAGGACCGGATGGACGAGGCGGAGTCGGTCTTCTAG
- a CDS encoding response regulator, with protein sequence MTTTEQQPIRVLVVEDDPVAADAHVMYVNRVPGFTAVGKAHTGAEARRALDRTPVDLLLLDLHLPDVHGLQLARSLRAAGHHADVIAVTSARDLTVVREGVSLGVVQYVLKPFTFATLRDRLVRYAEFHASAGEASGQDEVDRALATLRAPGPAALPKGLSGPTLERVTGALREAEEGLTAAGIAEAVGISRITARRYLEHLVEAGRAERAPVYGQVGRPELVYRWVRGVVGRGR encoded by the coding sequence ATGACGACGACCGAGCAGCAGCCCATCCGGGTCCTGGTGGTGGAGGACGACCCGGTCGCGGCCGACGCCCACGTCATGTACGTCAACCGTGTCCCCGGTTTCACCGCCGTCGGAAAGGCCCACACCGGCGCGGAGGCCCGCCGCGCGCTGGACCGCACACCGGTCGACCTGCTCCTCCTGGACCTCCACCTGCCGGACGTGCACGGCCTCCAACTGGCCCGCTCCCTGCGGGCCGCCGGCCACCACGCGGACGTGATAGCGGTGACGTCGGCGCGGGACCTCACCGTCGTACGGGAGGGCGTCTCCCTCGGTGTCGTCCAGTACGTACTGAAGCCCTTCACCTTCGCGACCCTGCGGGACCGCCTCGTGCGCTACGCCGAGTTCCACGCGTCGGCGGGCGAGGCGAGCGGCCAGGACGAGGTGGACAGAGCCCTGGCGACGCTGCGGGCGCCAGGGCCCGCAGCGTTGCCGAAGGGGTTGAGCGGACCGACCCTGGAACGGGTGACCGGCGCGCTGCGGGAGGCGGAGGAGGGCCTGACCGCGGCGGGGATCGCCGAGGCGGTGGGCATCTCCCGGATCACCGCACGGCGGTACCTGGAGCATCTGGTGGAGGCGGGCAGGGCGGAACGGGCGCCGGTGTACGGGCAGGTGGGGCGGCCGGAGTTGGTGTATCGGTGGGTGCGTGGAGTGGTGGGGCGAGGGCGTTAG
- a CDS encoding acetate kinase, which yields MSATRVLVLNSGSSSVKYQLLDMRDSSRLAVGLVERIGEQSSRLKHTPLARGGESREWTAPIADHDAALKAVAEELAKDGLGLDSPELAAIGHRVVHGGKLFTAPTVVDDAVLAEIERLIPVAPLHNPANLTGIRTARALRPDLPQVAVFDTAFHTTMPESAARYAIDVKTADEHRIRRYGFHGTSHAYVSRATAKLLGRAPEDVNVIVLHLGNGASASAVRGGVCVETSMGLTPLEGLVMGTRSGDMDPAVIFHLMRVGGMSTDEIDTLLNKKSGLIGLCGDNDMREIRRRIDEGDEQARLAFDIYIHRLKKYIGAYYAVLGRVDAVAFTAGVGENASEVREAAVEGLEGLGLAVDGALNAVRGDEPRLISPGHARVAVAVVPTDEELEIATQTYALVGQ from the coding sequence GTGAGCGCGACCCGCGTCCTCGTCCTCAACTCCGGCTCCTCGTCGGTGAAGTACCAGCTCCTCGACATGCGGGACAGCAGCCGGCTGGCCGTGGGACTCGTCGAGCGCATCGGCGAGCAGTCCTCCCGGCTCAAGCACACGCCCCTCGCCCGCGGCGGGGAGTCCCGGGAGTGGACCGCGCCGATCGCCGACCACGACGCGGCCCTGAAGGCGGTCGCGGAAGAGCTCGCGAAGGACGGGCTGGGGCTCGACTCCCCGGAGCTGGCCGCGATCGGGCACCGGGTGGTGCACGGCGGGAAGCTCTTCACCGCGCCGACGGTCGTCGACGACGCCGTGCTCGCCGAGATCGAGCGGCTGATCCCGGTGGCCCCGCTGCACAACCCGGCCAACCTCACCGGCATCCGCACCGCCCGGGCGCTGCGGCCCGACCTCCCCCAGGTCGCCGTCTTCGACACCGCCTTCCACACCACGATGCCGGAGTCGGCCGCCCGGTACGCGATCGACGTGAAGACCGCCGACGAGCACCGGATCCGGCGCTACGGCTTCCACGGGACCAGCCACGCGTACGTGTCCCGGGCGACGGCGAAGCTGCTGGGCAGGGCGCCCGAGGACGTCAACGTGATCGTGCTGCACCTCGGCAACGGGGCGTCCGCCTCGGCGGTCCGGGGCGGGGTGTGCGTGGAAACCTCCATGGGACTGACGCCTTTGGAAGGGCTGGTGATGGGTACGCGATCGGGAGACATGGACCCGGCCGTCATCTTCCATTTGATGCGCGTTGGCGGAATGTCCACGGACGAGATCGACACTCTTCTCAACAAGAAGAGCGGATTGATCGGTCTGTGCGGGGACAACGACATGCGGGAGATCCGCCGCCGGATCGACGAGGGTGACGAACAGGCCCGACTGGCCTTCGACATCTACATTCACCGGCTGAAGAAGTACATAGGCGCCTATTACGCCGTACTCGGACGCGTGGATGCGGTCGCCTTCACAGCGGGAGTCGGGGAGAACGCGAGCGAGGTGCGGGAAGCTGCGGTGGAAGGCCTGGAGGGACTGGGCCTGGCCGTGGACGGCGCGCTCAACGCCGTACGCGGCGACGAGCCGCGGCTGATCTCGCCCGGGCACGCGCGGGTGGCCGTCGCGGTGGTGCCGACCGACGAAGAACTGGAGATCGCCACACAGACCTACGCACTGGTCGGGCAGTAA
- the pta gene encoding phosphate acetyltransferase — MTRSVYVTGIDRGDGRQVVELGVMELLTRQVDRVGVFRPLVHDGPDRLFELLRARYRLAQDPATVYGMDYHEASALQAERGADELVSTLVDRFHLVARDYDVVLVLGTDYADTQFPDELSLNARLANEFGASVIPVVGGRGQTAESVLAETHNAYRAYDGLGCDVLAMVTNRVAREDRDKIAEQLDSRLPVPCHVLPDEPALSAPTVAQIAHALGARVVLGDDSGLARDALDFVFGGAMLPNFLSALTPGCLVVTPGDRADLVVGALAAHSAGTPPIAGVLLTLNEVPGDDILTLAARLAPGTPVLSVAGTSFPTAAELFSLEGKLNAATPRKAETALGLFERYVDTADLNRRVSAPSSDRLTPMMFEHKLLEQARSDRRRVVLPEGTEPRVLHAAEVLLRRGVCDLTLLGPVDQIRKKAADLGIDLGDTQLIDPATSELRDSFAGKYAALRAHRGVTVELAYDVVSDVNYFGTLMVQEGLADGMVSGSVHSTAATIRPAFEIIKTKPDADIVSSVFFMCLADKVLVYGDCAVNPDPNAEQLADIAVQSASTAGQFGVAPRIAMLSYSTGTSGSGADVDKVREATELVRSRRPDLRIEGPIQYDAAVEPSVAATKLPGSEVAGQASVLIFPDLNTGNNTYKAVQRSARAIAVGPVLQGLRKPVNDLSRGALVQDIVTTVAITAIQAQTLAASPTEKATDQ; from the coding sequence GTGACCCGCAGCGTGTACGTGACCGGCATCGACCGCGGCGACGGCCGCCAGGTCGTCGAGCTGGGGGTCATGGAACTCCTGACCCGGCAGGTCGACCGGGTGGGCGTGTTCCGTCCCCTCGTCCACGACGGCCCCGACCGTCTTTTCGAGCTGTTGCGCGCCCGGTACCGGCTGGCCCAGGACCCGGCCACGGTCTACGGCATGGACTACCACGAGGCGTCCGCCCTCCAGGCCGAGCGCGGCGCCGACGAGCTGGTGTCGACCCTGGTGGACCGCTTCCACCTGGTCGCCCGTGACTACGACGTCGTCCTGGTCCTCGGCACCGACTACGCCGACACCCAGTTCCCGGACGAGCTGTCGCTCAACGCCCGGCTGGCGAACGAGTTCGGCGCCTCGGTGATCCCGGTGGTCGGCGGCCGGGGCCAGACCGCCGAGTCGGTGCTCGCCGAGACCCACAACGCCTACCGCGCCTACGACGGCCTCGGCTGCGACGTCCTCGCCATGGTCACCAACCGGGTCGCCCGGGAGGACCGGGACAAGATCGCCGAGCAGCTCGACTCCCGGCTCCCGGTGCCCTGCCACGTCCTGCCCGACGAACCCGCCCTCTCCGCGCCGACCGTCGCCCAGATCGCGCACGCCCTCGGCGCCAGGGTCGTCCTCGGCGACGACTCCGGGCTCGCCCGGGACGCGCTGGACTTCGTCTTCGGCGGGGCGATGCTGCCGAACTTCCTCAGCGCCCTCACGCCGGGCTGCCTGGTCGTCACCCCGGGCGACCGCGCCGACCTGGTCGTCGGTGCGCTGGCCGCGCACAGCGCCGGCACCCCGCCGATAGCCGGCGTCCTGCTCACCCTGAACGAGGTGCCGGGCGACGACATCCTCACCCTCGCCGCCCGCCTCGCCCCCGGCACCCCGGTCCTCTCGGTGGCCGGCACCAGCTTCCCCACCGCCGCCGAGCTCTTCTCCCTGGAGGGGAAGCTGAACGCGGCCACCCCGCGCAAGGCGGAGACCGCGCTCGGCCTCTTCGAGCGGTACGTGGACACCGCCGACCTCAACCGGCGCGTCTCCGCGCCGAGCAGCGACCGCCTCACCCCGATGATGTTCGAGCACAAGCTCCTGGAGCAGGCCCGCTCGGACCGGCGTCGCGTCGTGCTGCCCGAGGGCACCGAGCCGCGGGTCCTGCACGCGGCCGAGGTGCTGCTGCGCCGCGGGGTGTGCGACCTGACCCTCCTCGGCCCGGTCGACCAGATCCGCAAGAAGGCCGCCGACCTCGGCATCGACCTGGGCGACACCCAGCTGATCGACCCGGCCACCAGCGAGCTGCGGGACTCCTTCGCCGGGAAGTACGCGGCCCTGCGCGCCCACAGGGGCGTCACGGTGGAGCTGGCGTACGACGTCGTCTCGGACGTGAACTACTTCGGCACGCTGATGGTGCAGGAGGGCCTCGCCGACGGCATGGTGTCGGGCTCGGTGCACTCCACGGCGGCCACCATCCGGCCGGCCTTCGAGATCATCAAGACGAAGCCGGACGCCGACATCGTCTCCTCCGTATTCTTCATGTGCCTTGCCGACAAGGTCCTCGTCTACGGCGACTGCGCGGTGAACCCGGACCCGAACGCCGAGCAGCTGGCCGACATCGCGGTCCAGTCGGCGTCCACCGCCGGGCAGTTCGGTGTGGCCCCGCGGATCGCGATGCTGTCGTACTCGACGGGTACGTCCGGCTCGGGCGCCGACGTCGACAAGGTGCGCGAGGCGACCGAGCTGGTGCGCTCACGGCGGCCCGACCTGAGGATCGAGGGGCCGATCCAGTACGACGCCGCCGTGGAGCCGTCGGTCGCGGCGACCAAGCTGCCGGGCTCCGAAGTCGCCGGTCAGGCCAGCGTGTTGATCTTCCCGGACCTCAACACCGGCAACAACACCTACAAGGCCGTGCAGCGGTCGGCCCGCGCGATCGCCGTCGGACCGGTGCTTCAGGGGCTGCGCAAGCCGGTCAACGACCTGTCCCGGGGCGCGCTCGTCCAGGACATCGTCACGACGGTCGCCATCACCGCGATCCAGGCCCAGACACTCGCCGCGTCCCCTACCGAGAAGGCAACCGACCAGTGA
- a CDS encoding GntR family transcriptional regulator: MSDKAQPKATLDPMSARPLYVQLADVIAGKIASGELAPDRPIPSENHLADEYGVARLTARRAAQELRERGLIVTVRGKGSFVAEQPPGDAPEQSEPNA, from the coding sequence ATGAGCGATAAGGCACAGCCGAAGGCGACCCTGGACCCGATGAGCGCGAGACCGCTCTACGTGCAGCTGGCCGACGTCATCGCCGGGAAAATCGCGTCCGGGGAGCTGGCTCCGGACAGGCCCATCCCCTCGGAGAACCACCTGGCCGACGAGTACGGCGTGGCGCGACTCACGGCACGGCGGGCCGCACAGGAACTGCGTGAGCGCGGGCTGATCGTCACCGTGCGCGGCAAGGGATCCTTCGTCGCCGAGCAACCGCCCGGCGACGCGCCCGAACAGAGCGAGCCGAACGCCTGA
- a CDS encoding extracellular solute-binding protein, translated as MPVRPTAARPTALLIALVATATASTACGNGSGSDPDTVKVSFKQSTDNSIHVMDDYLAGVKKQFEKENPGKKVELVPIKAPDSEYYTKLQQMLRSPKTAPDLVYEDTFLINSDITSGYLKPLDPYLAKWPDWNQFMDTAKTAAKAEDGKTYGVPDGTDTRGLWFSKDIFQKAGLPAGWQPKTWDEVLTAARTIKRKVPDVIPLNVYTGKPVGEAATMQTFEMLLYGTDDAGSQDPLYDRASKKWVAGGEGFKDSLSFVETVYKEKLGPDIEDALDPNVMTRVRGEWLPKGKLGIALDGSWLPQDWLKGSGHEWPEWSKELGLAAMPTQHGQAPGKVSMSGGWTWSIPDKSANPDLAFDFIKTMQTKANAQKWYVANSGIAVRKDVATDPAYAQAQPGIKFFTDLVASTHYRPAYPAYPKVSTAIQEAMEGVTTGDQPVDQAARGYDDALKEATDNQVVEK; from the coding sequence ATGCCCGTGCGCCCCACCGCCGCCCGCCCAACTGCCTTACTGATCGCCCTTGTTGCCACCGCCACCGCCTCCACCGCCTGCGGCAACGGCTCCGGCAGCGACCCGGACACCGTGAAGGTCTCCTTCAAGCAGTCCACGGACAACTCGATCCACGTCATGGACGACTACCTCGCCGGCGTCAAGAAGCAGTTCGAGAAGGAGAACCCCGGCAAGAAGGTCGAACTCGTCCCCATCAAGGCCCCGGACTCGGAGTACTACACCAAGCTCCAGCAGATGCTCCGCTCCCCCAAGACCGCCCCGGACCTGGTCTACGAGGACACGTTCCTCATCAACTCGGACATCACCAGCGGGTACTTGAAGCCGCTCGACCCCTACCTCGCCAAGTGGCCGGACTGGAACCAGTTCATGGACACCGCGAAGACCGCCGCCAAGGCCGAGGACGGCAAGACGTACGGCGTCCCGGACGGCACGGACACCCGCGGCCTCTGGTTCAGCAAGGACATCTTCCAAAAGGCCGGCCTGCCCGCAGGCTGGCAGCCGAAGACCTGGGACGAAGTCCTCACCGCCGCCCGCACGATCAAGCGCAAGGTCCCGGACGTCATCCCCCTGAACGTCTACACGGGCAAGCCGGTCGGTGAGGCCGCCACCATGCAGACCTTCGAGATGCTGCTCTACGGCACCGACGACGCCGGCAGCCAGGATCCCCTCTACGACCGGGCGTCGAAGAAGTGGGTCGCCGGAGGCGAGGGCTTCAAGGACTCCCTCTCCTTCGTCGAGACGGTCTACAAGGAGAAGCTCGGTCCGGACATCGAGGACGCCCTCGACCCCAACGTCATGACGAGGGTCCGCGGCGAGTGGCTCCCCAAGGGCAAGCTCGGTATCGCCCTCGACGGCTCCTGGCTCCCGCAGGACTGGCTGAAGGGCAGTGGACACGAGTGGCCCGAGTGGTCGAAGGAACTCGGTCTCGCCGCCATGCCCACCCAGCACGGCCAGGCCCCCGGCAAGGTGAGCATGTCCGGCGGCTGGACCTGGTCCATCCCGGACAAGTCCGCCAACCCCGACCTCGCCTTCGACTTCATCAAGACCATGCAGACGAAGGCCAACGCCCAGAAGTGGTACGTCGCCAATTCGGGAATCGCCGTCCGCAAGGACGTCGCCACCGATCCCGCGTACGCCCAGGCGCAGCCCGGCATCAAGTTCTTCACCGACCTGGTCGCCAGCACCCACTACCGGCCCGCCTACCCGGCGTACCCGAAGGTCTCCACCGCCATCCAGGAGGCGATGGAGGGCGTGACGACCGGTGACCAGCCCGTAGACCAGGCAGCGCGGGGCTACGACGACGCGCTCAAGGAGGCAACGGACAACCAGGTGGTCGAGAAGTGA
- a CDS encoding PPOX class F420-dependent oxidoreductase: protein MAFVHEANGKVEGHIRERLEAPNFWHLATVGADGAPQISPMWADIEGEYVMVNTAIGRVKEENLRRNPNVSLSHHDPDNPYDRVEIRGRVVRFVEGEEAERSMDRLTQKYIGEERYPWLLPGERRVMLLIEPVRVRRVVGVEPFRPGVLPEA, encoded by the coding sequence GTGGCTTTCGTGCACGAGGCAAATGGCAAGGTAGAGGGGCATATTCGCGAGCGGCTGGAGGCGCCGAACTTCTGGCACCTCGCGACGGTCGGCGCCGACGGGGCACCGCAGATCTCGCCCATGTGGGCGGACATCGAAGGTGAGTACGTCATGGTCAACACGGCGATCGGCCGTGTGAAGGAGGAGAACCTGCGGCGCAATCCGAACGTTTCCCTCTCCCACCACGACCCCGACAACCCCTACGACCGCGTGGAGATCCGGGGCCGGGTCGTCCGTTTCGTCGAGGGCGAGGAGGCGGAACGCTCCATGGACCGCCTCACCCAGAAGTACATCGGCGAGGAGCGGTACCCGTGGCTGCTCCCGGGGGAGCGACGGGTGATGCTGCTGATCGAGCCGGTGCGGGTGCGCCGGGTGGTGGGGGTGGAGCCGTTCCGGCCCGGAGTGCTGCCGGAGGCGTGA
- a CDS encoding carbohydrate ABC transporter permease, which translates to MALTLSSRRRSRRLAADAGLLAFAAAFALPLAWVVLSSLDSHAGLGVKAPDGLTLGNFDAILTSDITFTPLLNSLILCGGATGLTVVCAALAAYPLSRFRSRLNRPFLLTILFATSLPITAIMVPVYALFVQVDLIDTMQGTIFFFAASQLPFAIWLMKNFMDGVPKELEEAAWTDGASSLQSLVRIVLPLMGPGVSVVTVFSFVMMWGNFFVPFMLLLTPDQMPASVSINEFFGNRGMVAYGQLAAFSVVYSTPVILLYVLIARRLGGGFALGGAVKG; encoded by the coding sequence ATGGCACTCACGCTCTCCTCCCGCCGCCGCAGCCGCCGGCTCGCCGCCGACGCGGGACTGCTCGCCTTCGCCGCCGCCTTCGCGCTGCCGCTGGCCTGGGTGGTCCTGTCGTCCCTGGATTCGCACGCCGGCCTCGGAGTGAAAGCCCCCGACGGCCTCACCCTGGGCAACTTCGACGCGATCCTGACGTCCGACATCACCTTCACCCCGCTGCTGAACAGCCTGATCCTGTGCGGGGGCGCGACCGGGCTGACGGTGGTGTGCGCGGCGCTCGCGGCGTACCCCCTGTCCCGCTTCAGGTCCCGTCTGAACCGCCCGTTCCTGCTCACCATCCTCTTCGCGACCAGCCTGCCGATCACGGCGATCATGGTTCCGGTGTACGCGCTGTTCGTCCAGGTGGACCTGATCGACACCATGCAGGGCACGATCTTCTTCTTCGCCGCCTCCCAACTCCCGTTCGCCATCTGGCTGATGAAGAACTTCATGGACGGCGTGCCGAAGGAGCTGGAGGAAGCGGCCTGGACGGACGGCGCGTCCTCGCTCCAGTCGCTCGTCCGGATCGTGCTCCCGCTCATGGGGCCGGGAGTCTCCGTCGTGACGGTGTTCTCCTTCGTCATGATGTGGGGGAACTTTTTCGTCCCGTTCATGCTCCTGCTGACGCCGGATCAGATGCCGGCCTCCGTGAGCATCAACGAGTTCTTCGGAAACCGCGGAATGGTGGCGTACGGCCAACTCGCCGCGTTCTCCGTCGTCTACTCGACGCCGGTGATCCTTCTCTACGTCCTGATCGCCCGCCGACTGGGAGGAGGCTTCGCACTGGGCGGCGCGGTCAAGGGGTGA
- a CDS encoding helix-turn-helix transcriptional regulator: MRRPPQPNPPSPPPPPLFDAPAARRLRTALGMGPEHVAYGMRVSYGLPYVTPDLVIAWERGIASPSHPELIGLSGVLWCSPGELVGRPRTLREHRLSRGFAPEDVARAVGLELLAYLGMEEHDEWRGTGRQSSALADLLDLSLPDFVTVTGREPKLAGLLRDAMTTRWQAYVRPVAKIVPLGRRLLEDSLRKLHRQYQGQTVSTLGWGGGSDAGDTGQDFLDRVVDHFWTTVQDNTG, translated from the coding sequence GTGCGCCGACCCCCACAGCCGAATCCGCCCAGCCCACCGCCGCCTCCCCTGTTCGACGCTCCCGCTGCCCGCAGACTCCGGACCGCTCTCGGAATGGGGCCCGAACATGTCGCCTACGGCATGCGTGTCTCGTACGGGCTCCCCTATGTGACCCCCGACCTCGTGATCGCCTGGGAGCGCGGGATCGCCTCTCCCTCCCACCCCGAACTCATCGGACTCTCAGGGGTGTTGTGGTGCTCCCCCGGTGAGCTCGTGGGCCGACCGCGCACCCTGCGCGAGCACCGGCTCTCCCGCGGGTTCGCGCCCGAGGACGTGGCGCGTGCCGTCGGGCTCGAACTCCTCGCGTATCTCGGCATGGAGGAGCACGACGAATGGCGCGGCACCGGCCGGCAGTCGTCCGCGCTGGCCGACCTGCTGGACCTCTCGCTGCCCGACTTCGTGACCGTCACGGGCCGCGAGCCGAAGCTGGCCGGGCTGCTGCGCGACGCCATGACGACCCGGTGGCAGGCGTACGTCCGTCCGGTCGCGAAGATCGTGCCGCTGGGCCGGCGGCTCCTGGAGGACAGCCTCAGGAAGCTGCACCGGCAGTACCAGGGGCAGACGGTCTCCACGCTCGGCTGGGGCGGCGGCAGCGACGCCGGTGACACCGGGCAGGACTTCCTGGACCGGGTGGTCGACCACTTCTGGACCACGGTCCAGGACAACACCGGCTAG
- a CDS encoding sugar ABC transporter permease encodes MTTAAPQATGPGAAKSPSGPPPSPPDAPGVPLRRSLVRALPVSPALVLLLLFLAGPIVYCVWIAFTDLQLTGQAESSFVGLENFRTAFQDEEFLNAVWLTLVFTVISSLIGQNTLGLALASLMRRASKPVRTLTGGIVITAWVLPEVVAGFLLYAFFRREGTLNAILDWLHLPSQNWLFTLPILAVSFANVWRGTAFSMLVYSAALNEIPQEVTEAAEVDGAGGWRRMWHITLPMIRRSIGTNLMLNTLQTLSVFGLIWVMTRGGPGDKSQTLPLFMYEQAFQNSMIGYGTAVALLLLLVGSLFSLIYLRLLRTEV; translated from the coding sequence GTGACCACCGCCGCACCTCAGGCGACGGGCCCGGGGGCGGCGAAGTCGCCCTCGGGCCCGCCCCCTTCGCCGCCCGATGCCCCGGGCGTCCCCCTGCGCCGCTCCCTCGTCCGTGCCCTCCCCGTCTCCCCCGCCCTGGTCCTGCTGCTCCTTTTTCTCGCGGGCCCGATCGTCTACTGCGTCTGGATCGCCTTCACCGACCTCCAGCTCACCGGCCAGGCCGAGTCGTCGTTCGTCGGCCTGGAGAACTTCCGTACGGCGTTCCAGGACGAGGAGTTCCTCAACGCCGTATGGCTGACGCTGGTGTTCACCGTGATCTCGTCCCTCATCGGGCAGAACACGCTCGGGCTGGCGCTCGCCTCCCTCATGCGGCGGGCCTCGAAACCGGTCCGCACGCTGACCGGCGGGATCGTGATCACGGCGTGGGTGTTGCCGGAGGTGGTCGCCGGTTTTCTCCTCTACGCCTTCTTCCGCCGCGAGGGCACTCTGAACGCCATCCTGGACTGGCTCCATCTCCCGTCCCAGAACTGGCTGTTCACGCTTCCGATCCTCGCGGTGTCCTTCGCGAACGTGTGGCGGGGGACGGCCTTCTCGATGCTGGTCTACTCGGCGGCCCTGAACGAGATCCCCCAGGAGGTCACCGAGGCGGCCGAGGTCGACGGGGCCGGCGGCTGGCGCCGGATGTGGCACATCACGCTCCCGATGATCCGCCGTTCCATCGGGACGAACCTGATGCTGAACACCCTCCAGACCCTGTCCGTCTTCGGGCTCATCTGGGTGATGACCAGGGGCGGCCCCGGCGACAAGAGCCAGACGCTCCCCCTCTTCATGTACGAACAGGCCTTCCAGAACAGCATGATCGGCTACGGAACGGCGGTGGCGTTGCTGTTGCTCCTGGTCGGTTCCCTGTTCTCGCTCATCTACCTGCGCCTGCTGCGGACGGAGGTCTGA